Genomic DNA from Bacteroidota bacterium:
GTGACCGAAGAATTCTATTCCGCCATCAACTACTTCTCTCAAACTCGTCCCACAGCGGTAAATCTTTTCGGTGCTCTCGAGCGGGTTCGCCGGACCTTCGATCTGAATCCCCGGGCGGAGTTGGCCGACATGCGACGGTATCTGCTCAATGAAGCAAAGATGATGCAGGAAGAAGATGCTGACGCTTGCAGGAAGATAGGCGAATTGGGCGCCGGTCTGATCCAGATTCCTTCTTCAATCCTCACCCATTGCAACACCGGTGCGCTTGCAACCACAGGCAGCGGCACGGCGCAGAGCGTGATCACGACAGCGGCAAAAAAAGGCAATGTTCTTCGTGTGTTTGCCGATGAAACACGCCCCCTTTTTCAGGGTGCACGGTTAACTGCGTGGGAATTGCTTCGTGCCGGCATCGACGTTACCGTAATAACGGACAGTACGGCAGGACTGCTGATGCAAAACCGGGAAGTTGATTTGGTGATTGTCGGAGCCGACCGTATTGCCGCCAACGGCGATACAGCCAACAAGATCGGGACGTACGTTCTCGCTGTGCTTGCACGCCAACATGGCGTTCCATTCTATGTTGCTGCCCCGACAACAACCATCGACTTCAAATCACGCAACGGCAGAAACATACCGATTGAGGAACGCGACCCAAGAGATGTGACGCATATTGGCAACCTGCGAATTGCTGCCGAAGGTGCGGGGGTATTTGCCCCTGCTTTTGATGTAACCCCGAACGAATTCATTCATGGCATTGTTACAGAGGTAGGCGTGCTGCGGCCCCCGTTTGTTAAATCAATAGCGGGGCTGCGAACAGAGGCCGGAAAACCCGAGGGCAATCAGCCCGCCATACCGGGAGGGCAACGGGCATAGCACCATGATTGTCAAGACCGAAGGAGTTGTTCTTTCCAAAATGAAATACCGCGATACGAGCAAGATCCTTCGCTTGTACACACGCGAATTCGGCAAGATATCCGTCATCGCAAAAGGTGCGCGCGAGGCGAAAAGCAAATTCCGGTCTGCCCTTGAGCCCATGAACCATGTGGCATGTGTAATCTACAAGAAAGACAATAGGGATTTGCAACTGCTCTCCCAATGTGATGTTGTAACCCCGTTTCGATACCTGTCGGAAGACATGGAGAAAATGCGGGTAGGCCTTTCCGTGGTTGAGCTGGCAGATATCGCAAGCCACGCCGAAGAGAGGAATGAAATTCTGTTCTCATTGCTCGTTGATGTTTTACAGACGGTGAATGCTGCAACAAAAAACGCCGTTTATGCGTTATATTACTTTGAAATGAAGATGTCGGCCATTTTGGGGTTCGATCCTCAACTTGAGAGTTGCGTGCATTGCAATGTTGGGATTCCGGAAGGTCTGGAGGAATCCGGACGTTATGTTGTCACTCACGACGGAATTCTCTGCAAGAATTGCTCGGATAATTCCGGTCGCAAAGGGATTTCAGCTTCTTCAGTACGCTCGCTACAACAGATGCGACACGCCACGACATCAGAATCAGTGATGAATATGAATCTGTCACCCTCGGTGAATGAAGAAGTGCAGTATTCATTGCATCGTCACTTGCGGCATCATATTGAAGGATTTCGAGGACTTCGTTCCGAGGAGGTGTTTGCAACTCTTTTGTAAACGCTGATGTGCGCAGTTGTGATATTGGAATGTCTAATAACAATATGTAGGGAGAAGAAATGACGAAGAAATCAGTTTTTGTTTCACTGTTTTTGATTACCATCGGGATTATCTTCGGTGCGTTGCTTGTATCGAATTCAGGTTTAGGTGTTGGTCCGGGCGTTGCAGGAAGCAAGGACGACATCAAGCTCGGTGCAGCAGCTCCGCCGGTAGTGAATAATGTGGATCTAAAAGCGGCGAGCAACAACTTCATCGCTGTATCAAAGGCGGTTACGCCGACCGTCGTGTCCATCACCGTGACGACAGCAGCCCGAAGCGACCGTGGTAATATGCCGCAGGATTTCTGGCATTTTTTTGGCCCGGAGCGGCGTGAATCCCCGCGATCACAAGGAGCGGGTTCCGGTGTCATTGTTACCTCTGACGGATATATCGTCACAAACAATCATGTTGTCGAGAATGCTGACGCGAACGGCATCAAGGTTCTGCTTGACAATCAGAAGGCAACATATGATGCAAAGTTGATCGGAACTGATCCGACAACTGATCTTGCTGTCATCAAGATCGAAGGCAAGGATTTTCCGGTTGCAGCCCTCGGCAACTCAGAATACGTGCAGGTTGGCGAGTGGGTTCTCGCAATCGGTAATCCGTTGGGCTTGACCTCCACTGTAACGGCCGGAATTGTCAGTGCGTTGGGCCGCAACATTCGGATCATCAACGACCAGTACGGTATCGAGAACTTCATTCAAACCGATGCTGCCATCAATCCGGGAAACAGTGGC
This window encodes:
- the mtnA gene encoding S-methyl-5-thioribose-1-phosphate isomerase; protein product: MVSVEWRNGVVRFIDQTRLPHEEVYVETSDYRVVGEAIRKLQIRGAPAIGVAAAYGLVLVAHASSLTTMQEVTEEFYSAINYFSQTRPTAVNLFGALERVRRTFDLNPRAELADMRRYLLNEAKMMQEEDADACRKIGELGAGLIQIPSSILTHCNTGALATTGSGTAQSVITTAAKKGNVLRVFADETRPLFQGARLTAWELLRAGIDVTVITDSTAGLLMQNREVDLVIVGADRIAANGDTANKIGTYVLAVLARQHGVPFYVAAPTTTIDFKSRNGRNIPIEERDPRDVTHIGNLRIAAEGAGVFAPAFDVTPNEFIHGIVTEVGVLRPPFVKSIAGLRTEAGKPEGNQPAIPGGQRA
- the recO gene encoding DNA repair protein RecO; amino-acid sequence: MIVKTEGVVLSKMKYRDTSKILRLYTREFGKISVIAKGAREAKSKFRSALEPMNHVACVIYKKDNRDLQLLSQCDVVTPFRYLSEDMEKMRVGLSVVELADIASHAEERNEILFSLLVDVLQTVNAATKNAVYALYYFEMKMSAILGFDPQLESCVHCNVGIPEGLEESGRYVVTHDGILCKNCSDNSGRKGISASSVRSLQQMRHATTSESVMNMNLSPSVNEEVQYSLHRHLRHHIEGFRGLRSEEVFATLL
- a CDS encoding trypsin-like peptidase domain-containing protein, which encodes MTKKSVFVSLFLITIGIIFGALLVSNSGLGVGPGVAGSKDDIKLGAAAPPVVNNVDLKAASNNFIAVSKAVTPTVVSITVTTAARSDRGNMPQDFWHFFGPERRESPRSQGAGSGVIVTSDGYIVTNNHVVENADANGIKVLLDNQKATYDAKLIGTDPTTDLAVIKIEGKDFPVAALGNSEYVQVGEWVLAIGNPLGLTSTVTAGIVSALGRNIRIINDQYGIENFIQTDAAINPGNSGGALVNMNGEVIGINTAIATTNMRYQGYGFAVPINIVKTVAMDLIQDGKIRRGYIGVTIRAVDQTMASAIGLDRARGVLVNELRKGGAAETAGIKPGDVILSIDDKDVNEPNELQSYIATKRAGVVVALKIFRDGKNIERKGITLKELEEERTTVRASDKKKKPTETVNENRPLSNLTSWD